In Planifilum fulgidum, one genomic interval encodes:
- a CDS encoding TatD family hydrolase, giving the protein MTVPMDPPIQLIDTHVHFDRFSPEEVEAVVRRAREAGVYRVIAVAMGEASCHSLLRWKERYPDFLEIAFGVHPEEAADEGETERVLKLIRRYRGVIRAVGEVGLPYYSLPEGERSAPPAAAVRRLRAFLDVARELELPVSLHAVHAMAAPALRLLKKHRVRRAVFHWLKAPPNVVDAIVEAGHFVSVTPDVLVRERDRDLVRRVPLTSLVLETDAPWEYEKGRPAEPAWVRRVAEEVARIKGCSLAEVSRVTTRNALALIKGD; this is encoded by the coding sequence TTGACCGTTCCGATGGACCCTCCCATCCAACTGATCGACACCCACGTCCATTTTGACCGGTTTTCTCCGGAGGAAGTGGAAGCGGTGGTTCGGCGTGCCCGGGAGGCGGGGGTGTACCGGGTGATCGCCGTGGCCATGGGGGAGGCGTCCTGTCATTCGCTTCTCCGGTGGAAGGAGCGTTATCCGGACTTTCTGGAGATCGCCTTCGGCGTTCATCCGGAGGAGGCAGCCGATGAGGGAGAAACGGAACGGGTGCTTAAGCTCATCCGCCGGTATCGCGGGGTAATCCGGGCGGTGGGGGAGGTGGGCCTGCCGTATTATTCGCTGCCGGAGGGGGAACGCTCCGCGCCGCCCGCCGCGGCGGTGCGGCGTCTCCGGGCGTTTCTCGATGTCGCCCGGGAGCTGGAGCTGCCGGTGTCGCTCCACGCCGTCCACGCGATGGCCGCCCCCGCCCTGCGGCTGTTGAAGAAGCACCGGGTGAGACGCGCCGTCTTCCACTGGTTGAAGGCGCCTCCCAACGTGGTCGATGCCATCGTGGAGGCGGGCCATTTTGTATCCGTCACCCCGGACGTGTTGGTTCGCGAACGGGATCGCGACCTGGTCCGGCGGGTTCCGCTGACATCCCTTGTGCTGGAGACGGATGCACCCTGGGAGTACGAAAAAGGCCGACCCGCCGAACCGGCGTGGGTTCGGCGGGTGGCCGAGGAAGTGGCGAGGATCAAGGGATGTTCCCTCGCCGAGGTGAGCCGCGTGACGACGAGAAACGCCCTGGCGTTGATCAAAGGGGATTAG
- a CDS encoding alpha/beta-type small acid-soluble spore protein, with product MPRRNRLLVPEAADALQRMKFEIAQEFGVQLGPDTTARANGSVGGEMVKRLVALAQSQISVP from the coding sequence ATGCCGAGAAGAAACCGTTTGCTTGTCCCGGAAGCCGCCGATGCCCTTCAGCGGATGAAATTTGAGATCGCCCAGGAGTTCGGCGTCCAACTGGGCCCCGACACGACGGCCCGGGCAAACGGTTCCGTGGGCGGCGAGATGGTGAAGCGTCTGGTCGCCCTGGCCCAGAGCCAGATCTCCGTGCCGTGA
- a CDS encoding IS701 family transposase, with amino-acid sequence MSNWAKSFETLAERIGAHFARSEARQRCKSYLRGLLSSVERKNGWQLAEYAGDPTPYGIQHLLGRARWDADAVRDDLQQYVLEHLAHPEGIAVVDETGFLKKGNQSAGVQRQYSGTAGRIENCQIGVFLCYVSPKGSTLIDRRLYLPKSWTEDPPRCRKAGIPKETGFATKPQLARQMLQHAFQAGLPVQWVTGDTVYGSDRRLRLWLEEQRQAYVLAVSAKESVCIGWKTHRVRDLALGTEETAWVRLSCGNGAKGPREYEWVRYPLNCPDAPQWQRWLLIRRHPDEKEDYAYYIVYAPKDTPLTSFVRVAGARWAVERCFQEAKGEVGLDHYEVRSWTGWHRHITLAMVAHAFLTVMRAQGIPSDLRKKGRGSFQSLTAFKRSRGLRCP; translated from the coding sequence ATATCTAATTGGGCAAAGTCCTTTGAAACCTTGGCTGAACGAATCGGAGCTCACTTTGCCCGCTCCGAAGCACGGCAACGTTGTAAGTCCTATCTTCGTGGGTTGTTAAGTTCCGTGGAACGGAAGAACGGGTGGCAGTTGGCCGAGTATGCCGGGGATCCCACTCCTTACGGCATTCAGCACCTGTTGGGGCGGGCCCGGTGGGACGCGGATGCCGTTCGGGACGACTTACAGCAATATGTCTTGGAACACTTGGCCCACCCCGAAGGGATCGCTGTCGTGGATGAAACCGGTTTTCTCAAAAAAGGGAATCAATCCGCAGGCGTGCAACGTCAGTACAGCGGAACGGCCGGACGGATTGAGAACTGCCAAATCGGTGTTTTTCTCTGTTATGTCTCCCCAAAAGGTTCCACGTTGATCGATCGCCGTCTGTACTTGCCCAAAAGCTGGACGGAAGATCCTCCCCGTTGCCGGAAAGCCGGGATTCCCAAGGAAACAGGCTTTGCCACCAAACCTCAGCTGGCACGGCAGATGTTGCAGCATGCTTTCCAAGCCGGCCTACCCGTGCAATGGGTAACCGGGGACACGGTGTATGGCAGTGACCGCCGTTTGCGTTTGTGGTTGGAGGAACAACGGCAAGCCTATGTCCTCGCCGTCTCGGCCAAGGAATCGGTTTGTATCGGCTGGAAGACCCACCGGGTGCGGGATTTGGCTCTTGGAACCGAGGAAACCGCTTGGGTACGTCTTTCTTGTGGAAACGGCGCGAAAGGACCCCGGGAATATGAGTGGGTCCGGTATCCTCTAAACTGTCCCGATGCTCCACAGTGGCAGCGATGGCTGCTGATTCGTCGTCATCCGGATGAAAAAGAAGACTACGCGTACTATATCGTCTATGCCCCCAAAGATACTCCGCTCACATCCTTCGTCCGGGTGGCCGGAGCCCGCTGGGCGGTGGAGCGATGTTTTCAGGAAGCCAAAGGGGAAGTGGGTCTGGATCACTATGAGGTTCGTTCATGGACGGGATGGCACCGACACATTACCTTGGCCATGGTTGCCCATGCCTTTTTAACCGTCATGCGGGCACAGGGAATCCCGTCGGACCTCCGAAAAAAGGGGAGGGGTTCCTTCCAGAGCTTGACTGCATTCAAACGCAGCCGGGGACTGCGATGCCCTTGA